A genome region from Chloroflexaceae bacterium includes the following:
- a CDS encoding cytochrome c oxidase subunit II, translating into MILKNPEKFMAYLFEVAWILPSVAIPVAVITAVVLTAFAVGLRVPDVAGRIDPQAITVTEPFDEPGLRELAPGKYQATMIAQVFLFTPNEIEVPAGSEVTFVLTSRDVIHGFKIVGTSVNMMVVPGQISKLTVRFDRPGEYLIVCHEYCGSGHHVMSGKVIVY; encoded by the coding sequence ATGATACTGAAAAACCCCGAGAAGTTTATGGCCTATCTGTTCGAGGTGGCCTGGATCTTGCCGAGCGTGGCCATTCCCGTTGCGGTGATTACCGCGGTAGTCCTCACCGCCTTCGCCGTCGGGTTGCGCGTGCCCGATGTCGCCGGGCGCATTGACCCCCAGGCCATCACCGTCACCGAGCCGTTTGACGAGCCAGGTCTGCGTGAACTGGCGCCGGGCAAGTACCAGGCAACGATGATCGCCCAGGTCTTCCTCTTCACGCCGAACGAGATCGAGGTGCCCGCCGGTTCCGAGGTGACCTTTGTCCTTACCAGCCGCGACGTTATTCACGGGTTCAAGATCGTCGGCACGTCGGTCAATATGATGGTCGTTCCCGGCCAGATCTCTAAACTGACCGTGCGCTTCGACCGGCCCGGCGAGTACCTGATTGTCTGTCATGAGTACTGCGGCAGCGGCCATCACGTAATGTCAGGCAAGGTGATCGTGTATTAG
- a CDS encoding IclR family transcriptional regulator encodes MVQSLDRAFDVLEALAEADDDISLSQLTERVGLPLGTVHRLLGSLVARGYAAQDRDTRLYGPGPRLLQVAARAASNRRFHLNRIARPVLQRLTEATEETSNLVMLHNNEGVYSEQVPSPRMVRMFTEVGQRAPLYCTGSGKAILATFSPEQLDAYLEHTALQGFTPRTITNPERLREELEAARSQGFALDDEERELGVCCVAAPIFDRFGRCVAAISISGPAARLSLERARALGPLVRQAADECSACLGYCPPTPVEATEGA; translated from the coding sequence ATGGTCCAATCGCTTGATCGCGCCTTTGATGTGCTCGAGGCGTTGGCGGAGGCCGATGACGATATCAGTCTCTCGCAACTGACCGAGCGCGTTGGTTTGCCCCTGGGCACGGTGCACCGCCTGCTGGGAAGTCTGGTGGCGCGCGGCTATGCCGCTCAGGATCGCGATACACGCCTCTACGGCCCCGGGCCGCGTTTGCTGCAGGTAGCGGCCCGTGCGGCCAGTAATCGCCGCTTTCATCTCAATCGCATCGCCCGCCCGGTGCTCCAGCGCCTCACCGAGGCAACCGAAGAGACCAGCAATCTGGTGATGCTGCACAATAACGAGGGGGTCTATAGCGAGCAGGTCCCCAGCCCGCGGATGGTGCGCATGTTCACCGAGGTCGGGCAGCGCGCTCCTCTGTACTGCACCGGCAGCGGTAAGGCGATCCTCGCGACCTTCTCCCCCGAACAGCTCGACGCCTACCTGGAACATACGGCATTGCAGGGCTTTACTCCCCGCACGATCACCAATCCCGAACGCCTGCGCGAGGAGCTCGAAGCCGCTCGCTCCCAGGGCTTCGCTCTTGATGACGAAGAACGCGAACTGGGAGTATGCTGCGTCGCTGCGCCGATCTTTGATCGCTTCGGTCGGTGTGTGGCGGCCATCAGCATCTCCGGTCCTGCGGCGCGTCTGTCGCTCGAACGGGCGCGGGCGCTCGGCCCGCTGGTGCGCCAGGCCGCCGATGAGTGCAGCGCCTGTCTGGGCTATTGTCCGCCCACGCCGGTTGAAGCGACTGAGGGGGCGTAA
- a CDS encoding MBL fold metallo-hydrolase: MQLRFLGTGTSMGVPVIGCTCKVCTSSDPRNRRTRTSALLRTPETTILIDAGPDFRAQALTAGLQRLDAVLLTHSHFDHIAGLDDLRPLCLGRGCMPIYGAPQTLAEVRERFAYAFDETSAGSTRPRLDLRPVQGPFVIGDVEIRPFDILHGTWTITGYRVGGLGYVTDASAIPPASWRLLQDLEVLVLNALRHEPHPTHFTLAQALEVIAALAPRRAYLVHMTHNIDHADGRWLPPGVEFAYDGLEVTIVS, encoded by the coding sequence ATGCAGCTACGCTTTCTGGGCACCGGCACCTCCATGGGCGTTCCCGTGATCGGTTGCACATGTAAGGTATGCACCTCATCCGATCCCCGGAACCGACGCACGCGCACCTCAGCGCTGCTGCGCACCCCCGAGACGACGATCCTCATTGATGCAGGGCCGGATTTCCGGGCGCAGGCGCTCACCGCCGGCTTGCAGCGCCTCGACGCGGTGCTCCTCACCCACTCGCACTTCGACCACATTGCCGGTCTGGATGACCTGCGCCCGCTTTGCCTGGGGCGCGGCTGCATGCCCATCTACGGCGCCCCGCAAACCCTGGCCGAGGTGCGCGAACGCTTCGCCTACGCCTTTGACGAAACCTCCGCCGGCTCCACGCGCCCCAGGCTCGATCTCCGTCCGGTGCAGGGGCCGTTTGTCATCGGCGACGTGGAAATCCGGCCCTTCGACATTCTCCACGGCACCTGGACGATTACTGGCTATCGGGTCGGCGGATTAGGCTATGTGACCGACGCCAGCGCCATCCCCCCGGCCTCGTGGAGACTGCTCCAGGATCTTGAGGTGCTGGTGCTCAATGCCCTGCGCCATGAACCACATCCTACGCACTTCACCCTGGCCCAGGCCCTGGAGGTCATTGCGGCCCTGGCGCCCCGACGAGCGTACCTCGTCCATATGACTCACAACATTGACCACGCCGACGGCCGATGGTTGCCACCCGGCGTGGAGTTCGCCTACGACGGTCTCGAGGTGACTATCGTGTCATAA
- a CDS encoding SCO family protein — protein MRPLKLVLAPERIPRLAPRPHGAWNFMHGLVALGLALLALVLWFAVARPVKVLPRIAPLPPFALEDQYGLPINSNDLLGRLVFINFSYTRCGADCAAQREQLAALREHLRAAGLLGSEVLLLTISFDPRRDTREALQTYAARLGADRRSWRFATGDPAELKALIGGELGFYYGQPDANGVIKHDQRVILVDSNGMIRARYAGERLNVQTFLRDIELVRQELGSTGLMRQVYEASHLFLCYPD, from the coding sequence ATGCGACCCCTGAAGCTGGTCCTGGCCCCCGAACGGATCCCCCGCCTTGCCCCCCGTCCGCATGGCGCATGGAACTTTATGCACGGCCTGGTGGCACTGGGTCTGGCGCTACTGGCGCTGGTGCTCTGGTTTGCCGTGGCCCGGCCAGTGAAAGTGCTGCCGCGGATTGCGCCACTACCCCCCTTTGCCCTGGAAGATCAGTACGGTCTGCCTATCAATTCAAACGACCTGCTGGGGCGATTGGTGTTCATCAACTTCTCCTACACCCGCTGCGGCGCGGACTGCGCCGCGCAGCGGGAGCAACTGGCGGCTCTGCGCGAGCATCTGCGCGCCGCGGGACTTCTGGGCAGCGAAGTGCTTCTGTTGACGATCAGTTTTGATCCCCGGCGCGACACGCGCGAGGCGCTCCAGACCTACGCGGCCCGACTGGGCGCCGACCGGCGCTCCTGGCGTTTTGCCACCGGTGATCCTGCCGAGTTGAAGGCGCTGATCGGGGGCGAACTGGGCTTCTACTATGGCCAGCCCGATGCCAACGGGGTGATCAAGCACGACCAGCGGGTGATCCTCGTGGATAGCAATGGCATGATCCGGGCCAGGTACGCCGGCGAGCGGCTCAATGTGCAAACCTTTCTGCGCGACATTGAGCTGGTGCGCCAGGAACTGGGCAGCACTGGTCTGATGCGCCAGGTGTACGAAGCTTCGCACCTCTTTCTGTGCTACCCCGATTAG
- a CDS encoding initiation factor 2B, whose product MDSFTQQAIAAIAEDNLSGAVEVAEKSAEVLQRLIRTDNSLHKEGLVQQVLDVGWALIRAHPTMAPLVNLVNGVLWRLEDAASADEARRRVADATGDFKRWLRVHEAAIAETALRLIPEDGQILTNGRSTTVRAALRHAQRAGRRFRVVCAEGRPGCEGRVLASELASAGIEVTLVIDALAVAMVPQMQLVLVGADYLDANGLVNKVGTYAIALAAGASKVAMYTLCGSEKFLPPGYVPPAQTLWPPEQVWDAAPPGVRITNLYYDLTPLSALAGIVTEQGVQPAEGIEAWLAVTRLHPALQRT is encoded by the coding sequence GTGGATAGCTTCACCCAACAGGCGATTGCCGCAATTGCGGAGGATAATCTATCCGGGGCCGTGGAGGTGGCCGAAAAGAGCGCCGAGGTGCTTCAACGTCTCATTCGCACGGACAATTCGCTCCACAAGGAGGGATTGGTCCAACAGGTTCTCGATGTGGGATGGGCGCTGATCCGCGCGCACCCGACGATGGCCCCGCTGGTCAACCTGGTAAATGGGGTGCTCTGGCGCCTCGAGGATGCCGCATCCGCCGATGAGGCGCGCCGCAGGGTGGCCGATGCCACCGGCGATTTCAAGCGCTGGCTGCGGGTTCACGAAGCGGCCATCGCCGAGACGGCCTTGCGCCTGATCCCTGAGGATGGCCAGATCCTCACCAATGGCCGCAGCACCACGGTGCGGGCGGCCCTGCGCCACGCCCAGCGCGCCGGCCGCCGCTTCCGCGTGGTCTGCGCTGAGGGTCGCCCGGGTTGCGAGGGACGCGTGCTGGCTAGCGAACTGGCCAGCGCCGGCATCGAGGTCACCCTGGTGATTGATGCCCTGGCGGTGGCCATGGTCCCGCAGATGCAACTGGTGCTGGTCGGCGCCGATTACCTTGACGCCAACGGGTTGGTCAACAAAGTAGGCACCTATGCCATCGCCCTGGCCGCGGGCGCCAGCAAGGTGGCGATGTACACGCTGTGTGGCAGCGAGAAGTTTCTTCCTCCAGGCTACGTGCCGCCCGCCCAGACCCTCTGGCCCCCTGAACAGGTCTGGGACGCCGCTCCGCCAGGGGTGCGGATCACCAACCTCTACTACGACCTGACCCCCCTTTCCGCTCTGGCCGGCATCGTCACCGAGCAGGGCGTGCAGCCTGCCGAAGGGATCGAAGCCTGGCTGGCCGTCACCAGGTTGCACCCGGCGCTCCAACGGACGTAA
- a CDS encoding glycosyltransferase family 4 protein: MRIGIDARLNAYRQGGIAQYTRQLLTALAAEAPDDTFVALQHYCQHRPLVVAANVERAAMLTPPHNRFEQLSLPLELLPRRLDLLHCPDFIAPRRRPCPAVITVHDLAFLHFPEILDADARRYYSQVRAAVHDAEAVITVSQATRADVATLLDLPAERIDVVYEAADPRFAPVAVAAGERRVINGCTVAAGDFLLFVSTVEPRKNLATLLRALRLCLDRRPEAGYRLIVAGGRGWLDEPIYALVGELRLREAVHFLGAVNLDDLPWLYSACRLYVNPSLYEGFGLPALEALACGAPGLVANTSSLPEVVGDAARLVPPREVEAWADAIADLWDDDAARADLSRRGPQRAALFSWRRAAWETLAIYRRVAARGR, translated from the coding sequence ATGCGCATCGGTATTGACGCTCGTCTCAACGCCTATCGTCAGGGCGGAATTGCCCAGTACACGCGCCAGCTTCTCACGGCGCTCGCCGCCGAGGCCCCCGATGACACCTTCGTCGCCTTGCAGCATTATTGCCAGCACCGGCCTCTGGTGGTCGCCGCCAACGTTGAGCGCGCCGCCATGCTGACGCCGCCTCACAATCGCTTCGAACAGTTGAGCCTGCCCCTCGAATTGTTGCCACGGCGTCTCGACCTGCTGCACTGCCCCGACTTCATCGCCCCGCGCCGCCGGCCCTGCCCGGCGGTGATCACCGTGCACGATCTGGCCTTTCTCCACTTTCCTGAGATCCTCGACGCCGACGCCCGCCGCTACTACAGTCAGGTGCGCGCAGCCGTCCACGACGCCGAGGCGGTGATCACGGTCTCTCAGGCCACCCGCGCCGACGTCGCAACTCTTCTCGACCTGCCGGCCGAGCGGATAGACGTGGTCTATGAGGCGGCCGATCCGCGCTTTGCCCCGGTGGCGGTCGCCGCGGGCGAGCGGCGGGTGATCAACGGCTGTACGGTGGCGGCGGGCGACTTTCTCCTTTTCGTCAGCACCGTCGAGCCGCGGAAGAACCTGGCAACCCTGCTGCGCGCGCTGCGCCTCTGCCTCGACCGGCGCCCTGAAGCGGGGTATCGCCTGATCGTCGCCGGTGGCCGTGGCTGGCTCGATGAACCGATCTACGCTCTGGTCGGCGAATTGCGCCTGCGAGAGGCAGTGCACTTCCTCGGCGCCGTTAACCTCGATGATCTGCCCTGGCTCTACAGCGCCTGCCGGCTGTACGTCAATCCTTCACTGTATGAGGGCTTTGGTCTGCCGGCCCTGGAGGCGCTGGCCTGTGGCGCGCCGGGCCTGGTCGCCAACACCAGCAGCCTGCCGGAAGTGGTGGGTGACGCGGCTCGCCTCGTGCCTCCCCGGGAGGTGGAAGCCTGGGCCGATGCCATCGCCGATCTGTGGGATGACGACGCGGCGCGGGCCGACCTGTCCCGGCGCGGGCCCCAACGGGCGGCGCTCTTCTCCTGGCGCCGCGCCGCCTGGGAAACGTTGGCGATTTACCGTCGCGTCGCCGCGCGGGGGCGATAG
- a CDS encoding ATP-binding protein — MRRLWKEFNSQLRYQIIFPFLLLTLIVAVAGGMVVFYLVGQSLQERFDNQLAAVTRSANDALVSQEQANLQFLREVAFALPNETNGAPAVADALARNDASGLALALDPFFRVGASRNEVYLDRLIAFDRNGKTLVDFERSNGAVSDDYIAHPPLDLTGAWFTSRVLSGEFDKYGDKYAGLIQFADTNQLYFATIAPVRAGDEVVGGLIAATRVDNLLAALAVRSQAAGITLYDSAGRVVSSTFNASGAGNAPPMRLELLSQFAGSDAPAAGALFSRETIGGREYQFAYVPLIVRGSNVGILAPALSRDYVMDTWNSTLGPIVTLIVVLSLVIIVAGVSIARLITRPLEELAATARAISHGDTNRRAYIVSENEIGQLAASFNQMTEYLVRLYGQVQAEASQRAAIVESITDGIVVVDDLGNIKLINRATRRLMNLPDDAPLPAKLSDIPLKRLVEGVPGFGAQRANDLYTLGDYIVRASVAPVIGSDGMRSGYVCLLQDMTAEVTVDRAKTNFIGTISHELRTPLTVIRGNADLLLRGLAGPMEEEQRVFVESIRQHANNMTGLVNNVIVIANLDAGTLNTELEPMDLARPIGEAAFPLQNQIKAKGLTLTIDIAADLRPVLGDYDQVRQIVYQLLDNARRYTVEGGITIRARDHGDHVRVEVEDTGRGIPPDMQDQIFERFIRGDGTSEGINSSERGIGLGLAICKQLVERQGGIIGVTSVPGQGSTFYFTLRYADDTTSPENSSRSLAAAA; from the coding sequence ATGCGGCGATTGTGGAAAGAGTTTAACTCGCAGCTACGCTACCAGATTATTTTTCCCTTCCTGCTGTTGACGTTGATCGTCGCGGTAGCGGGAGGGATGGTGGTGTTCTATCTGGTAGGGCAGTCGCTCCAGGAGCGTTTCGACAACCAGCTTGCCGCGGTTACGCGGTCGGCCAACGACGCGCTGGTCAGTCAGGAGCAGGCGAACCTGCAATTTTTGCGGGAGGTGGCGTTTGCTCTTCCCAATGAGACCAACGGCGCCCCGGCGGTCGCCGATGCACTGGCCCGCAACGATGCGTCGGGGCTGGCCCTGGCGCTTGACCCGTTTTTCCGCGTGGGCGCCAGTCGCAACGAGGTCTATCTCGACCGCCTGATCGCCTTCGATCGCAATGGGAAGACCCTGGTTGACTTTGAGCGTTCGAATGGCGCTGTTTCTGATGACTATATTGCCCATCCCCCATTAGATCTGACTGGAGCGTGGTTTACCAGTCGTGTTCTTAGCGGTGAATTTGATAAGTATGGTGATAAATATGCTGGTTTAATTCAGTTTGCCGACACCAATCAACTCTATTTTGCCACTATCGCTCCAGTGCGGGCGGGCGATGAGGTGGTGGGCGGGCTGATTGCCGCAACCCGCGTTGACAATCTTCTTGCGGCGCTTGCCGTCCGTTCCCAGGCGGCGGGCATTACGCTCTACGACAGCGCCGGCCGCGTAGTGAGCAGCACCTTCAATGCCAGCGGCGCCGGGAACGCGCCGCCAATGCGCCTGGAGTTATTGAGCCAGTTTGCCGGGAGCGACGCGCCGGCTGCCGGGGCGCTCTTCAGTCGCGAGACGATAGGCGGGCGCGAGTACCAGTTTGCTTATGTTCCCTTGATTGTGCGCGGCAGCAACGTGGGCATCCTGGCGCCGGCCCTCTCGCGCGACTATGTGATGGATACCTGGAACAGCACCCTCGGTCCAATCGTGACCCTGATTGTGGTGCTGTCCCTGGTGATCATCGTCGCCGGGGTGAGCATCGCCCGGCTGATCACGCGCCCGCTCGAGGAACTGGCGGCGACCGCCAGGGCGATCAGTCACGGTGACACCAATCGGCGCGCGTACATTGTTTCCGAGAACGAAATCGGCCAGCTTGCCGCCAGTTTCAATCAGATGACCGAATACCTGGTGCGTCTCTACGGTCAGGTGCAGGCCGAAGCGAGCCAGCGCGCGGCGATTGTCGAGAGCATTACCGATGGGATTGTCGTGGTTGATGATCTGGGGAACATCAAGTTGATCAACCGCGCCACCCGTCGCTTGATGAACTTGCCCGACGACGCTCCCTTGCCTGCGAAATTGAGCGATATTCCGCTCAAGCGCCTGGTGGAGGGCGTGCCCGGGTTTGGCGCCCAGCGCGCCAATGATCTCTATACCCTCGGCGACTACATCGTGCGCGCCTCCGTGGCGCCCGTCATCGGCAGCGATGGCATGCGATCCGGCTACGTCTGTCTCTTGCAGGATATGACCGCTGAAGTGACTGTTGATCGCGCCAAGACCAACTTCATCGGCACGATTTCACACGAACTGCGCACGCCGCTGACCGTGATCCGCGGCAACGCCGATCTGCTCCTGCGTGGCCTGGCTGGCCCGATGGAGGAGGAACAGCGCGTGTTTGTGGAGTCCATCCGCCAGCACGCCAATAACATGACCGGCCTGGTGAACAATGTTATCGTGATCGCCAATCTCGACGCCGGCACTCTGAATACAGAACTTGAACCGATGGATCTGGCCCGCCCCATCGGGGAAGCCGCCTTCCCCTTGCAGAACCAGATCAAGGCCAAGGGCCTCACTCTGACGATTGACATCGCCGCTGATCTGCGGCCCGTGCTGGGCGACTACGATCAGGTGCGCCAGATTGTCTATCAGTTGCTCGATAATGCCCGCCGCTATACGGTCGAGGGCGGCATTACCATCCGTGCGCGCGATCATGGCGATCATGTGCGCGTTGAGGTGGAAGATACCGGACGGGGTATTCCCCCGGATATGCAGGACCAGATCTTTGAGCGGTTTATCCGTGGTGATGGCACGAGCGAGGGAATTAACTCCAGCGAGCGTGGCATTGGTCTTGGCCTGGCGATCTGTAAACAGTTGGTTGAGCGCCAGGGGGGCATAATCGGGGTGACCAGCGTTCCAGGGCAAGGTAGTACATTCTACTTTACACTCCGCTACGCCGATGATACCACAAGCCCTGAAAACTCGTCTCGCTCGCTGGCTGCGGCTGCCTGA
- a CDS encoding glycosyltransferase family 39 protein — protein sequence MNPRTFSRRLAHRAPLLLILMLALAWRLVLWAQPLHEPANDEVEYLRVARDLLAGQGWSFYEEWRWLRAPLYPLFLAGSLWLAGGDLQRAALPNIAASVAVVYLVYRLARELASAGGERAALLAALAAALLQTGATFASLYMSETLFSLLFGGALLSLAVWRRAGGAWRLALAGALFGLACLTRSAALVFLPALMLWVAIIATRREGKLWPRGVLAALLPAVCAALVIAPWTIRNCRAYTACVLIETGFAYNLWAFYEPREDLNTINRTLEAIPDPVARADEAARRGLERLREDPAILLRKLPVEWSRLWAVKIIQDRFLLPSYYADPPPPVFLAGLLLDDLLYLLVLLLAGYGLALGLSRRDGLTVLLALWMALFIAVTLVTHAEGRYRHFLFIAMLPLAGVAANALPRRTRPRPLAGLAVATPLALALLPLSLYYPWSWALEGTSRSLYRWAGDALAAAGRFDAAERAYRAALAAHETPDGWLVLGDLRRRQGDLNRAAEAYDRAFALAGPYPAASARRGDLLRELGRDDEARRAFEGRYLDPARLTDWSYRFLRPRPAMLIDLGNGLDFGYVGQVYPAELAHQATGRWTGGDGRLRLGGEGSAPGLLTLRVTAPWPDGQGARLCICAGETCTTAPVDQRWRVVRVLLPTTGDEIALRSPTFVASDGRRLGVFLDWAELREYGVSGEIWDAAGARLSPGFAAPGVPYKPRTASGSPAPSGSPGPGKTGFPISSNRR from the coding sequence GTGAACCCGCGAACCTTCAGCCGCCGCCTGGCGCACAGGGCGCCGCTGCTGTTGATCTTGATGCTGGCCCTGGCATGGCGTCTGGTCCTCTGGGCGCAGCCGCTGCACGAACCGGCCAACGATGAGGTTGAGTACCTGCGTGTGGCCCGCGACCTGCTTGCTGGCCAGGGATGGTCGTTCTACGAGGAGTGGCGCTGGTTGCGCGCGCCGCTCTACCCGCTGTTCCTCGCCGGTTCCCTCTGGCTGGCGGGCGGCGATCTGCAGCGCGCCGCCCTCCCGAACATCGCCGCCAGCGTCGCGGTGGTCTATCTGGTGTACCGGCTGGCCCGCGAACTGGCCTCCGCCGGTGGCGAACGAGCGGCGCTGCTGGCGGCGCTCGCCGCGGCGTTGCTCCAGACCGGCGCCACCTTCGCCAGCCTGTACATGAGCGAGACGCTCTTCAGCCTCCTCTTCGGCGGCGCGCTCCTGTCCTTGGCGGTCTGGCGGCGCGCCGGGGGTGCATGGCGGCTGGCCCTGGCCGGGGCGCTGTTCGGGCTGGCATGCCTGACCCGTTCAGCGGCGCTGGTGTTTCTGCCCGCGCTGATGCTCTGGGTTGCCATTATCGCCACGCGGCGCGAGGGCAAGCTGTGGCCGCGTGGGGTGCTGGCGGCCTTGCTGCCGGCGGTCTGCGCTGCACTGGTGATCGCCCCCTGGACGATCCGCAACTGCCGGGCCTATACGGCCTGCGTCCTGATCGAGACGGGCTTCGCCTATAACTTGTGGGCCTTCTACGAGCCGCGGGAGGACCTCAATACGATTAACCGCACCCTCGAAGCCATCCCCGATCCGGTGGCGCGAGCCGACGAGGCCGCCCGGCGCGGCCTGGAGCGACTGCGGGAGGATCCCGCCATCCTGCTGCGGAAGCTCCCGGTAGAGTGGAGCCGCCTCTGGGCGGTGAAGATCATCCAGGACCGCTTTCTACTGCCCAGTTACTATGCTGACCCGCCGCCCCCGGTGTTTCTGGCGGGGTTGCTCCTCGATGATCTGCTCTACCTGCTGGTGCTGCTCCTGGCTGGCTACGGTCTGGCGCTCGGGCTGTCGCGGCGCGATGGGTTGACCGTATTGCTGGCTCTGTGGATGGCGCTATTCATCGCTGTGACGCTGGTGACCCACGCCGAGGGGCGTTACCGGCACTTTCTCTTCATCGCCATGCTGCCGCTGGCGGGTGTCGCGGCCAATGCGCTGCCGCGTCGGACGCGTCCGCGTCCCCTGGCCGGTCTGGCGGTGGCGACGCCGCTGGCGCTGGCCCTCCTGCCGCTGTCGCTCTACTACCCATGGTCGTGGGCGCTGGAAGGAACGTCGCGCAGCCTCTACCGCTGGGCCGGAGACGCTTTGGCGGCGGCAGGTCGCTTTGATGCCGCGGAGCGCGCCTACCGGGCGGCCCTGGCGGCGCACGAAACCCCCGACGGCTGGCTGGTCCTCGGCGACCTGCGGCGGCGCCAGGGTGACCTGAACAGGGCCGCCGAAGCCTACGACCGGGCCTTCGCCCTGGCCGGCCCCTACCCCGCCGCCAGCGCGCGTCGCGGCGACTTGCTGCGCGAGCTGGGCCGCGACGATGAGGCCCGCAGGGCCTTTGAGGGGCGCTACCTCGATCCGGCCCGGCTCACCGATTGGAGCTATCGCTTCCTGCGCCCGCGCCCCGCCATGCTCATTGATCTCGGAAACGGGCTGGACTTCGGCTACGTGGGCCAGGTTTACCCGGCTGAACTGGCCCACCAGGCCACCGGGCGCTGGACCGGCGGTGATGGGCGGCTGCGGCTGGGAGGCGAAGGATCGGCGCCAGGCTTGTTGACCCTGCGAGTAACGGCGCCCTGGCCCGACGGCCAGGGGGCGCGGCTGTGCATCTGCGCTGGCGAAACCTGCACAACCGCGCCGGTGGATCAGCGCTGGCGCGTCGTGCGGGTGCTGCTTCCCACGACGGGTGACGAGATCGCCCTGCGCAGCCCGACTTTCGTCGCGTCCGACGGTCGCCGTCTCGGCGTGTTCCTCGACTGGGCGGAACTACGGGAATACGGCGTCTCCGGCGAAATATGGGACGCCGCCGGCGCCCGGCTCTCGCCAGGGTTTGCAGCTCCCGGCGTTCCCTACAAGCCCCGGACGGCGTCAGGTTCGCCTGCGCCATCGGGGAGTCCGGGGCCTGGAAAAACGGGGTTCCCCATAAGCTCCAACCGGCGTTAG
- a CDS encoding glycerate kinase, which translates to MDPQRLWTASLRAAPCGDAITAIMAAALAAVEPGAAVRRCLRRDGDTLVAGERAFDLRAVDRVFVIGAGKAGAPMARAAAAVLGPHLTGGLVVVKDGHLDGAPPPRITIVEAGHPVPDERGVAAARRMADMLRNLTPRDLVIALISGGGSALLTLPAPGVALADLQALTTDLLASGASIGEINTLRKHLDLVKGGGLARMVHPAALVTLVLSDVVGNPLDVIASGPTVADSSTFADALAVLERYGLSERVSPAIAAHLRAGIAGAVPETPKPGDPALTETSTILVGSNQIAADAALAAAQAAGFHTLLLTTFLEGEAREAGRFLAAVLRELAASDRPLPRPACLVAGGETTVTLRGDGRGGRNQELALAAALALSGTPDVALVALATDGGDGPTDAAGAVATGDTAGRARVLGLNPAAHLARNDAYPFFAALDDLLRPGPTTTNVNDLLFLFAW; encoded by the coding sequence ATGGATCCTCAACGCCTCTGGACAGCTTCGTTGCGCGCTGCGCCCTGCGGCGACGCTATCACGGCCATTATGGCCGCGGCCCTGGCTGCCGTCGAGCCTGGCGCTGCCGTGCGTCGCTGCCTGCGTCGCGATGGCGACACCCTTGTTGCCGGCGAGCGCGCCTTTGATCTGCGCGCCGTTGACCGGGTTTTCGTCATCGGCGCGGGAAAGGCCGGCGCGCCGATGGCCCGCGCCGCCGCCGCTGTTCTCGGCCCCCACCTGACCGGGGGCCTGGTTGTGGTCAAGGACGGCCACCTTGATGGCGCGCCCCCGCCTCGCATCACCATCGTTGAGGCAGGGCACCCCGTGCCCGATGAACGCGGCGTCGCCGCCGCGCGCCGCATGGCCGACATGCTCCGCAACCTCACCCCGCGCGACCTGGTCATCGCCCTGATTTCTGGCGGCGGCTCGGCCCTGCTGACCCTGCCCGCCCCCGGGGTCGCCCTCGCCGATCTCCAGGCTCTCACCACCGATCTGCTCGCCTCCGGAGCGAGCATTGGCGAGATCAACACCCTGCGCAAGCACCTTGACCTGGTGAAGGGCGGCGGACTGGCCCGCATGGTTCACCCGGCGGCCCTGGTGACGCTCGTGCTCTCCGATGTGGTCGGCAACCCCCTCGACGTGATCGCCTCCGGTCCGACCGTGGCCGACAGCAGCACCTTCGCCGATGCCCTGGCCGTTCTGGAGCGCTACGGGCTGAGCGAGCGCGTGTCTCCCGCTATTGCCGCCCATCTACGCGCTGGCATTGCCGGCGCCGTTCCCGAGACTCCTAAGCCCGGCGACCCGGCGCTGACTGAGACCAGCACGATCCTGGTCGGCAGCAACCAGATCGCTGCCGATGCCGCCCTCGCGGCTGCGCAGGCCGCCGGGTTCCACACGCTCTTGCTCACTACGTTTCTGGAGGGTGAAGCGCGCGAAGCCGGGCGCTTTCTGGCCGCCGTGCTGCGCGAACTTGCCGCCAGCGACCGGCCGCTGCCGCGTCCGGCCTGCCTGGTGGCCGGCGGCGAAACCACGGTGACCCTGCGCGGCGACGGGCGCGGCGGGCGCAACCAGGAACTGGCTCTCGCCGCCGCCCTGGCCCTCAGCGGCACGCCCGACGTGGCCCTCGTCGCCCTGGCCACCGATGGCGGCGATGGCCCCACCGATGCCGCCGGCGCCGTTGCTACCGGCGATACTGCGGGCCGCGCCCGCGTCCTGGGGCTTAACCCCGCGGCCCACCTGGCGCGCAATGACGCCTATCCCTTCTTTGCGGCCCTTGATGACCTGCTCCGCCCCGGCCCTACGACAACCAATGTGAACGATCTGCTATTCTTGTTCGCCTGGTAA